CAAAAGACACGCTAGATGCGTATAATGATTTCCTCAATAAATATAGTTTGTTAACAAAAGAGGAACAGAAAGATGTTGCGGAATCTCTGGATATTGACAAAATTAAAACGGATGCAAAACGACTAGAAAATCAGTTAAAAGCACAAGGTAAACTACCACAGACAGATGGTGCAGATCAAACGGCACTTACACTGATTGGTGTAGCACTTGTACTTGGTGCATTATTCTTCCTACGTCGACGTAAAGCTGAAATCAAATAATGACTTTAAAAGAAGCCCCCAAGATTAAATAGTCTTGGGGGCTTCTCCTATTAAAATTCTTGTGATAGCTTTTCAGGTGCTTCATCATATGGATATTGCTGAATAAAATCGGCTTGAATAGCAAGGCGCTTTGTTCCATTATCAGCGCATGTAATAAGTGTTAAAACGGTTTTATCTGGAATATCATCAATTACATAAACATCTGTCGCAGCAATAACCTTCTTTGTTGTTAATTGATATTCATAAATGTTGGTTAAATCTGTTATATAGACTGAATCACCTATGCTTGCTTTATATAGAGGGCTAAATAAAATATCCTTTTCCTCAAAATAATGTCCTGCTAAGGCATAATTTCCTTGCCCAAGGTTTTGATTTGGCTTCATGGTACCTGCTCCAACAGCAAGGGCAGCATTTCCAACTCCTTTGACGATAGGAAGCTGCATATCAACGCTTGGTACAGCAATACTACCGATTACAGGCATTTTATTTGCCTTTGTTTGAGCCTTTAACACCTCTGCTATGGATAGCGATTGTACGTCCTCGAATATATAGTCGGCATCAGTCTGATTGTTCTTTTCAATCTCTTCTGCACTGATTTCGGTAGTATTTAATTGATGGCTTAAATGAGCAATAATTGCATTTTGAATGGGGTTGATAAAAATAAGTAAAAGGCCAACGATGAGTATAGAGATGATTAATGGTAGTTTCAGTTTATTCATTTCATATATCACATCCTTGTCTTGAAGATGAAGGTATTGTTCTAGCTAAGGTTTTAAAAACTGGCTAGAGCGCTAGGTTGCTCTACCCAGTCTATTTTTTATTTATCACTGAAACGAACGCCTGCAACGCCGTAATGGTTTTTAGACATTTCTTCAATAAAAACAGTTACGTTTTCTGCTGGCGCATTTACAGTACGAGAAACAGCTTCAGTTACTTCTTTAACTAGGGCGCGCTTTTGCTCCTCTGTACGACCTTCTAGCATTTTCACTGTTACGTATGGCATAATATTGCCTCCTTTATAGAATAATGTTGTATAGTTAGATTATCTCCATTCAGTAGAAGACTTCAACCTCTGAAAGATGGTAAGATGAATGCGGGCATGGTTTCCCTTTTTCGCGAGTGCCCAAACGCCTACTGAAATAGAGGAACTCAGTCTAAGAACGCCACGTCCTGTGGCAACGACTGAGTGACCAACGTCATGTTGCTGCCGCTACGTTAGCACTATGCTTTCGCACAAAAAACATCTGTTGGCCCAAAGCCTCCGGCGGATGTCACGGATTTTGAAAGGAATGAATTGTGAGGGCACAATTCAAAATCCGGACGCAATTTTGCCAAGGCAAAATTGATAAGAAAGTTATAACTTCTTACTTAAATTTAGGCATTTGCGCTGCACCAATGTTGCTTTCACTAAAACATTATGCGCATAATATGCTTTACTTTATAATAGCAGAATGGAGGGGATTAAAGTATGGCAAATGAAGAAAAAGCAAAACAAAAAATGGGTTTTACAATTATCAAAAATGATCCAACAGATGGACATAAAGGATTTGGCATTGGCTCGCTTTCGCTAGAAAACGTATCGCCAGTTATTCTTGACATAGAAGAGGGGACAGCATCCGTTGAAATCGGGGCTATGCATGCACGTAGTGATGTGGAGCGAGGTATTAAATTTACAACAGATCGTGCTGATTCCGAAGGTGGTAAACCGTATTGGCTAGTATGGGTAACGATTGATCATAAAGAGGACGGACCTTACTATGCAGGTGTAACTGCATGTGAAATGGTGGTTAACCGTGAAAAACGCCGTGGCTATAAAATATTAGCTGATCATGTTAATAAAATGGATAAATCAATGAAGCGCCATATTATTGTGAATCATATGGATGCACCTTCCAAAAAAGTGTTAGCTTCCTTCTTAGAAGTGCTTAATCCGGACCTTTGGGCACGTAGTGAGGAGCAACTGCGTCAAGACTTATTTGCATAATAGACCTACAATGATTGAACAATCTGTGACATTTTGCAATCGCTTTCGATATAAGGTTGAAAGTGGGTTTGAAACAAAGTAAACTTGATGCAGAGCTTACATTTTAGTAAGCTAGGACACTTGGTTCCGCGAATAGTGATGAGCGCTATGCGGCATTTGAACAACCCAAACCCAAGCCAAATGCCCCATGATGCTCATCCATTTCGCGAACCATAAATAAGAAAAGCTTTCTGTTCCCACGGACACGTCTCCGGGGAAGAGAAAGCTTTTCTTTTTCGTATATGTCTAAATTACTTTGTCGAGAGCCTTCATTGATTAGAACGTCTAGGAACATAGAAGGTTCCCGATGATCCGCTAATTTTTAAAAATGGAGAACGGGAGCATATTCCAGAATTCCCCCCATGTATTAGTATCGAGAATATCGAAATTTGTGCATTTTTCGGTAGGTACATCCTTTGCATCTAAATATACGAGCCGTTGTTTAGGACAGGCATCAGTAGCAAGCTTACCAGTTTCAATATCGACTACTACACCTTTCACATTTTTAGGTTTTACGAAATCTTCGTTCTTTGTGCCTTTATTAACATTCTCCATAAAATCAATCCATATTTTCTTTGTAGCAGCAGTATCTTCTTTTGTTGTTAGGTTTTTGCCTTGATCATAGCCATTCCAGACACCAGCAGTTAAGCTAGGTGTAAATCCAATGAGCCATTGATCGCTATTTGTAGAGCCTGATTTTGCAGCATACGTATGTGTCATACGAGAGCGAATACTTATTCCAGTAGCAGGAGAGTAGTCGCTAAAGACAGGATCGAATATACCTGTCATCATTTCTGTTAAAATATACGTATTTTCTTTTGAGAGCACTGTTTCAGACTTAGCATTTACCTCTTTATTTTCATAGATGACGTCACCATGAGCATTTTTAATTGAAACAATAGTAGTTGGTAATGTTTTTTGTCCCTGCGATGCCAGAATATTATAGGCATTTGTCATTTCATATAAAGTGGTTTCCGCCGTTCCGAGTGCAATCGATAAATTGTCCTTTGCACCGATGTTGACGTTGAAGCGTTTAGCCATATCGTGAAATGGTTTAAATCCTATTTCCTCTAATGTTTTTACGGCATAGATATTATCAGAGATTGCGATAGCCTGTGCCATCGACATATCATGAGTTGCAAACTCACCATTTACATTTTTAGGAGAATAGGTTCCTCGTCCATTATCATAAGTAAAGGTTGTTTCACCTACATCCAAAAATGTTAATGGATTATAGCCATTCTCTAAGGCAGCTGCATATAAAATAGGCTTAATAGTTGAACCTGGCTGACGTTTTGCCTGTGTAACCCTATTAAATGAGCTAGCTGCATAATCACGACCTCCAACTAGTGCCGTAACAGCTCCAGTTTTGGATTCCATGCTGACAAATGAGGCTTGCAGATCATTTGCTGGCAGATTCTTAGCTACAGCTTCCTCTGCGGCCTTTTGGTGTCCAGGATCCAAAGTTGTTTGAATCGTCCAGCCACCTTCGCTAATATCAAGATTTTTGGACTTCAGAATATCGCTAGCCTCTTGCCATGCTACGTCAAGAAAATATGGTGCAACAGATTTTGTTGCTACCCAGCTATCGTTTTTTAAAACAAGCTGTTCACTTTCTGCACGTGTTTTTTCATCTTGTGTAATAGCGCCTTGATCTGCCATTAGTTTTAAAATAACATGCTGGCGATTTGTTGCTTTTTCTAAATTAGCAATAGGAGAATAGATGCTTGGCCCTTTAGGTACTCCCGTTAACATTGCTGCCTCTGCTAATGTTAAATCACTTGCAGATTTACCAAAATAAAAGCGACTAGCTGCTTCTACGCCGTACATTCCGTGTCCGTAATAGACAGTATTTAAGTAGCCCTCCAATATTTCATCCTTATCATAAAAAACTTCTAATCTATAAGCATACAGTGCCTCGTTTAATTTTCGCGTCCAAGACTTTTCATGTGAAAGATATAGATTGCGAGCATATTGTTGTGTAATTGTACTAGCTCCTTGAACCTTACTGCCAGCTTTAAGATCGATTAACACTGCACCAGCGATTCGGGAAAAATCAAAACCGCTATGCTTATAGAAATCTTTATCCTCAACAGAAACGACTGCTGTTTTTAAGTACGGTGACATTTCATCAAGACTAACCCAATAGCGTCGTTCATTCGTAAAGTGATCCCCAATTTGGTTCTCATTTTCATCTAAGAAAATAGAGGCCTTTGGTACGGTTAAAGGGGGAGCTCCAGCTACTTGTACATAAACGCGTAGAGCTATGAATGCTACTACAATTGCAGATGTAAAGGCGATAAAAAGGGTCAATGTTTTACGTGTACGCTTCGCACGTTTTTGTTTACGTTGATAGCTTTTTCTCTTCATCCGACTTCACCTCGTTTTCTCACACTTAGCTATAGTATGTGTCTGAACATTTATCTTTAATCGAAATTCTAGGTAAAAACTATTGCACTTTATTCAAAAACATCTATACTTTTTTTGTACTGTTTGAAATGCTAGCATTCGACAAGAGAAGTACACTTTGTAGATTTTAATCGAATTTTGCTAGACGTTCCAATAAAGTATACGAGGATTGCGGGATAGAGGTTTCATTACAATCCTGTAAGCCCTTTAGAGCAGTGACAAATCAATTTCTCCATGGCGTAATTGTAGCTGTCACGCAGATAAACAATGTTTTGGATTTTGAATGGTGTCTAGATCTGTTCAAGGGTTGACACGGTGCTGATCCTAGAGGCATATCTTCATTCCGTTGGTGTGAGGCACCCGTGAAAGGGGATCCTTTCTAAATGAAGATAGAAATGAATGAAATTGAGATAATATCTAAAAAAAGTGGAGGGTAAGTAGATGAGATTTGATGAGGCTTATTCAGGAAATGTTTTTATAAAAAGTCATCCTACCTATGAGGATGCACAGGCAGTCATTTATGGGATGCCAATGGATTGGACTGTAAGTTATCGTCCAGGGTCACGTTTTGGTCCACAGCGTATTCGCGAAGTATCGATTGGTTTAGAGGAATACAGCCCATATTTAGACCGTGAGTTAGATGAGGTAAAATATTTTGATGCAGGTGATATTCCGCTTCCATTCGGCAATGCGCAGCGTTCATTAGATGAAATTGAAAAGTTTATTGAAAAGCTATTAGCAGACGGTAAGATTCCGGTTGGCATGGGGGGAGAGCATTTAGTGTCTTGGCCTGTGATGAAGGCTGTTTCTGCAAAATATGATGACCTAGCTATTATCCATTTCGATGCACACACAGATTTACGTGTAGAATATGAAGGAGAGCCTCTTTCTCACTCAACGCCTATTCGTAAAATTGCTGAGCATATAGGTCCAAAAAATGTCTATTCATTTGGAATTCGTTCTGGTATGAAGGAAGAGTTTGAATGGGCAAAGGAAAACGGTATGCATATTTCAAAATTTGAAGTACTAGAGCCATTAAAAGAGGTATTACCTTCTTTAGTAGGTCGTAATGTTTACGTAACGATTGATATTGATGTTCTAGATCCAGCACATGCACCAGGCACTGGCACTGTAGATTGCGGGGGGATTACTTCAAAAGAATTACTAGCCTCAATTCATGCAATTGCAGCAAGTGGTGTAAAGGTAGTGGGCTTTGACCTTGTAGAAGTTGCACCTATATATGATCCATCAGAAATGACAGCAAATACAGCTTCTAAATTGCTAAGAGAAATGATTCTAGGCTGGGTAAAATAAGACCAGAAACACTAAATAATACATTCTGCGACGAAAGTGAAACGTCAGTCGCAAACACAGCTTCTAAATTGCTAAGAGAAATGATTCTGGGCTGGGTAAAATAATACGGGCTTTGTATATGTTGATATAAAGCGGTTGGAGTGGGGTTTAGCAATGAGCTAGCCCCACTTTTTCGCTTTGTTCTATCTTAGGGGGGAGGAAGCTCGTCAATGCTCTTTTCAAGCTTCTGCAAGTTCATTTGATAGATACTTATTATTCTAAAAGGAAGATGCTATCCTAATACATTGGACAGCATTTCGATATTTTGTAAAGTTCTATTAAGGGTTCGTCGACCAAAGTCCAGCATGTTTTAATACAACGCGTGGATGAAGTTTTAGCTGTGCAACCATTAAATCTGCTAAATCTTCTGCTTGCATCACTTTTTCGGGATTACCGTCTGTTAAGTTAAGCTCAACCGCCATATCCGTAGCAACTGTACTTGGCGTTAATGTTGTAACGCGAATGTTTTTCTTACGTACTTCAAGCATTAATGATTCACT
This genomic stretch from Lysinibacillus pakistanensis harbors:
- a CDS encoding class A sortase produces the protein MNKLKLPLIISILIVGLLLIFINPIQNAIIAHLSHQLNTTEISAEEIEKNNQTDADYIFEDVQSLSIAEVLKAQTKANKMPVIGSIAVPSVDMQLPIVKGVGNAALAVGAGTMKPNQNLGQGNYALAGHYFEEKDILFSPLYKASIGDSVYITDLTNIYEYQLTTKKVIAATDVYVIDDIPDKTVLTLITCADNGTKRLAIQADFIQQYPYDEAPEKLSQEF
- a CDS encoding 2-hydroxymuconate tautomerase, which translates into the protein MPYVTVKMLEGRTEEQKRALVKEVTEAVSRTVNAPAENVTVFIEEMSKNHYGVAGVRFSDK
- a CDS encoding YwhD family protein produces the protein MANEEKAKQKMGFTIIKNDPTDGHKGFGIGSLSLENVSPVILDIEEGTASVEIGAMHARSDVERGIKFTTDRADSEGGKPYWLVWVTIDHKEDGPYYAGVTACEMVVNREKRRGYKILADHVNKMDKSMKRHIIVNHMDAPSKKVLASFLEVLNPDLWARSEEQLRQDLFA
- a CDS encoding transglycosylase domain-containing protein, producing MKRKSYQRKQKRAKRTRKTLTLFIAFTSAIVVAFIALRVYVQVAGAPPLTVPKASIFLDENENQIGDHFTNERRYWVSLDEMSPYLKTAVVSVEDKDFYKHSGFDFSRIAGAVLIDLKAGSKVQGASTITQQYARNLYLSHEKSWTRKLNEALYAYRLEVFYDKDEILEGYLNTVYYGHGMYGVEAASRFYFGKSASDLTLAEAAMLTGVPKGPSIYSPIANLEKATNRQHVILKLMADQGAITQDEKTRAESEQLVLKNDSWVATKSVAPYFLDVAWQEASDILKSKNLDISEGGWTIQTTLDPGHQKAAEEAVAKNLPANDLQASFVSMESKTGAVTALVGGRDYAASSFNRVTQAKRQPGSTIKPILYAAALENGYNPLTFLDVGETTFTYDNGRGTYSPKNVNGEFATHDMSMAQAIAISDNIYAVKTLEEIGFKPFHDMAKRFNVNIGAKDNLSIALGTAETTLYEMTNAYNILASQGQKTLPTTIVSIKNAHGDVIYENKEVNAKSETVLSKENTYILTEMMTGIFDPVFSDYSPATGISIRSRMTHTYAAKSGSTNSDQWLIGFTPSLTAGVWNGYDQGKNLTTKEDTAATKKIWIDFMENVNKGTKNEDFVKPKNVKGVVVDIETGKLATDACPKQRLVYLDAKDVPTEKCTNFDILDTNTWGEFWNMLPFSIFKN
- the speB gene encoding agmatinase, encoding MRFDEAYSGNVFIKSHPTYEDAQAVIYGMPMDWTVSYRPGSRFGPQRIREVSIGLEEYSPYLDRELDEVKYFDAGDIPLPFGNAQRSLDEIEKFIEKLLADGKIPVGMGGEHLVSWPVMKAVSAKYDDLAIIHFDAHTDLRVEYEGEPLSHSTPIRKIAEHIGPKNVYSFGIRSGMKEEFEWAKENGMHISKFEVLEPLKEVLPSLVGRNVYVTIDIDVLDPAHAPGTGTVDCGGITSKELLASIHAIAASGVKVVGFDLVEVAPIYDPSEMTANTASKLLREMILGWVK